A window of Vicia villosa cultivar HV-30 ecotype Madison, WI unplaced genomic scaffold, Vvil1.0 ctg.001111F_1_1, whole genome shotgun sequence contains these coding sequences:
- the LOC131633316 gene encoding protein trichome birefringence-like 21 isoform X2, translating to MESCEVSEILKSAKNIPKTIFLFPLTAFILVLLLPLLIHFNQSSSKILFTTTTVVENQTTTTPTTSCSNLFSGKWVPYLEQSYYNETCPFIKENQNCFVNGRPDGDFLKWRWKPDGCELPLFDAKVFLKIVKGKSMAFVGDSIARNQMQSLLCLLSSVARPEDVTTKYVSKDDLTYFKWWLYADYNFTITMLWSPFLVKSSKSYIYNSSNFLKPESLYLDEPDTAWTSRIENYDYVIFSGGQWFFRPFTFYENNQVVGCQKCNNSIELNYYGYKKAYQTALKTITNHEKFKGLVFLATHSPNHFENGEWNKGGGCNRTQPFSNEQKWDVHPYGLEILHQIQIDEFSAAKKNAGENGSRFGLIDITDAMLMRPDAHPNKYWHAMDKNV from the exons ATGGAGTCATGTGAAGTATCAGAGATTCTCAAATCCGCCAAAAACATACCCAAAACAATTTTCCTCTTTCCACTCACAGCTTTCATCCTTgtccttcttcttcctctcctCATTCACTTCAACCAATCATCTTCAAAGATTCTCTTCACAACAACCACAGTTGTTGaaaatcaaacaacaacaacaccaacaactagTTGCAGCAATTTGTTTTCTGGAAAATGGGTTCCTTATTTAGAACAAAGTTATTACAATGAAACATGTCCTTTTATTAAAGAGAACCAGAACTGTTTTGTTAATGGAAGACCAGACGGTGATTTTCTTAAATGGAGATGGAAGCCGGATGGTtgtgaacttcctttgtttgatgCAAAAGTGTTTTTGAAGATTGTGAAAGGAAAGTCAATGGCTTTTGTCGGTGATTCAATCGCCAGAAATCAGATGCAATCTTTGCTGTGTCTTTTGAGTTCG GTTGCTCGGCCAGAGGACGTTACAACCAAATATGTATCAAAAGATGACCTAACATATTTCAAATGGTGGCTCTATGCTGATTATAACTTCACCATTACAATGTTATGGTCCCCTTTTCTAGTGAAATCCTCTAAATCTTACATCTACAACAGTTCTAATTTCCTCAAACCCGAGAGTCTTTATCTCGACGAACCAGACACAGCTTGGACGAGTCGAATTGAAAATTACGACTACGTAATTTTCTCTGGTGGACAGTGGTTTTTCCGACCGTTCACATTCTACGAAAACAATCAAGTTGTTGGATGTCAAAAATGCAACAACTCAATAGAACTCAACTATTACGGATACAAGAAAGCGTACCAAACCGCTCTCAAAACTATAACGAATCACGAAAAGTTCAAAGGATTGGTGTTTTTAGCGACACATTCTCCGAATCATTTTGAGAACGGCGAATGGAATAAAGGCGGAGGATGTAATAGAACACAGCCCTTTAGTAATGAACAAAAATGGGATGTGCATCCTTATGGTCTAGAGATATTACATCAAATACAAATCGATGAATTCAGTGCTGCAAAGAAGAATGCAGGCGAAAATGGCTCGCGTTTTGGTTTGATCGATATAACGGATGCGATGTTGATGAGGCCGGACGCACATCCTAACAAGTATTGGCACGCGATGGATAAAAAT GTTTAA
- the LOC131633316 gene encoding protein trichome birefringence-like 21 isoform X1: protein MESCEVSEILKSAKNIPKTIFLFPLTAFILVLLLPLLIHFNQSSSKILFTTTTVVENQTTTTPTTSCSNLFSGKWVPYLEQSYYNETCPFIKENQNCFVNGRPDGDFLKWRWKPDGCELPLFDAKVFLKIVKGKSMAFVGDSIARNQMQSLLCLLSSVARPEDVTTKYVSKDDLTYFKWWLYADYNFTITMLWSPFLVKSSKSYIYNSSNFLKPESLYLDEPDTAWTSRIENYDYVIFSGGQWFFRPFTFYENNQVVGCQKCNNSIELNYYGYKKAYQTALKTITNHEKFKGLVFLATHSPNHFENGEWNKGGGCNRTQPFSNEQKWDVHPYGLEILHQIQIDEFSAAKKNAGENGSRFGLIDITDAMLMRPDAHPNKYWHAMDKNVSVNDCIHWCVPGPVDTINEIFLYMILRMKL from the exons ATGGAGTCATGTGAAGTATCAGAGATTCTCAAATCCGCCAAAAACATACCCAAAACAATTTTCCTCTTTCCACTCACAGCTTTCATCCTTgtccttcttcttcctctcctCATTCACTTCAACCAATCATCTTCAAAGATTCTCTTCACAACAACCACAGTTGTTGaaaatcaaacaacaacaacaccaacaactagTTGCAGCAATTTGTTTTCTGGAAAATGGGTTCCTTATTTAGAACAAAGTTATTACAATGAAACATGTCCTTTTATTAAAGAGAACCAGAACTGTTTTGTTAATGGAAGACCAGACGGTGATTTTCTTAAATGGAGATGGAAGCCGGATGGTtgtgaacttcctttgtttgatgCAAAAGTGTTTTTGAAGATTGTGAAAGGAAAGTCAATGGCTTTTGTCGGTGATTCAATCGCCAGAAATCAGATGCAATCTTTGCTGTGTCTTTTGAGTTCG GTTGCTCGGCCAGAGGACGTTACAACCAAATATGTATCAAAAGATGACCTAACATATTTCAAATGGTGGCTCTATGCTGATTATAACTTCACCATTACAATGTTATGGTCCCCTTTTCTAGTGAAATCCTCTAAATCTTACATCTACAACAGTTCTAATTTCCTCAAACCCGAGAGTCTTTATCTCGACGAACCAGACACAGCTTGGACGAGTCGAATTGAAAATTACGACTACGTAATTTTCTCTGGTGGACAGTGGTTTTTCCGACCGTTCACATTCTACGAAAACAATCAAGTTGTTGGATGTCAAAAATGCAACAACTCAATAGAACTCAACTATTACGGATACAAGAAAGCGTACCAAACCGCTCTCAAAACTATAACGAATCACGAAAAGTTCAAAGGATTGGTGTTTTTAGCGACACATTCTCCGAATCATTTTGAGAACGGCGAATGGAATAAAGGCGGAGGATGTAATAGAACACAGCCCTTTAGTAATGAACAAAAATGGGATGTGCATCCTTATGGTCTAGAGATATTACATCAAATACAAATCGATGAATTCAGTGCTGCAAAGAAGAATGCAGGCGAAAATGGCTCGCGTTTTGGTTTGATCGATATAACGGATGCGATGTTGATGAGGCCGGACGCACATCCTAACAAGTATTGGCACGCGATGGATAAAAATGTGAGTGTTAATGATTGCATTCATTGGTGTGTGCCGGGTCCGGTTGATActatcaatgagatttttctctatATGATCTTGAGAATGAAGTTATGA